AGGCCATCTTTTGTTTTTCAGAGGATTCAATGTGTCCATCAGCGGCCGCAACCAATGCGCATCCGGCAACGACTGCATCCATGAAGTCGCGATTCTGAAACTTTTTCACCTGGTCTCGCAAGGTTGCTTGTGTGTTTTTAAGCCAACTCGTAAATGTGGCAGAAAATGACATTCTAGTACCTCCATCGACAAATTTCTCACTTATACGTTTATTCTACAATCTTACATCAATAGATATATTTTGGCAAAAGAGATACATAATCTGTTAACGCCCCCGAATGAGGGAAAGGTTGTGCTTGACATCATGAAGAAAAGTTGGAATAAACTACAAGTATCTATTAGATCAATTCAGCGTGTGAAGTGGGAAATAGGTGCCACGACTGGCATAAATGATTATTCTTCCGCATTCCTAAGCAAAGGAATTCAAAGATGAAAGGATGGGGGTGAGGCAAATGGAACAAGAGCTCGTTGCTTTCGCGTGCGGAGTATGCAAAGGCGTATCAGACCGCATAAGGATGGAAAGTGAGCTGTTTGATATTGCTGGCTTCGAAAATGATATTATGGAATGGTCAGATTATGAAAACGAAGTTCCCTTATTGGATGAGCGAGATTGGCTGCGTTCTAATCGCCCGCCTGAGCGAGGTCAGGTTAGAACGGTGAAGGTCTCCCATCCTTTCCATATGAGGATGGGAGAACCCTTTTGGATCATGTACACTCCGGTACTCTCCAGTTTTAATGGATGGGATTCGCATCCCGAAGAGATTGAACAATTTTCTTTTGTACAGTGTTCCATTGAACGTGTCATTGAGCGGAATGAGTTTACAGCCTGGTTGTGCATAAAGATTTTAAATGTATGGATGATTAAGGATTACAGTGAGAGATTTCCGGAGAGAGATGGAAGAGAAGGTTATTTAGAGGGTTTTGAGATGTTTGGAGATCGTTACATATTCAACTACCAGAACTGGCTATTTTTCAGTGCTGGTTTACAGGGGAATATCGGCGTATGGGGACTCGTAAAACGAATAGATAGCCAGTACCATATGCTCGTATATGGAGATTGGGACTTTCATACGAATAATGCTTATGGAGGAAACATCCTGCTGCCTAAGGATAGGATCGATGGATGGCTCAAGCAGGCGATGGAGAATAATCGTTATGAAAAGATAGAGTAGCATGGTGATCGAATATGAAAGGAAGGAGCGATATGGATGAGAGCGTACATACAGACAAACAAAAGTGGAGAATTCTACAATGTAAATGCATTTATTGCTTCTGAAGGTTTCACTTCATTAGGATGGGAGATCATTAAGTTTCAGGATATTAATGAAGTTCAAGAAAATATTCCAGAAGACATCGTAGTTGGCGGTATTGGCAACGTGAGAAGACGCCTTGAAATATTGGGGATAGAAAGAAGCCAAGAAGAGATCGATTATCCAGATTCTTTATCTAGTTATTTTGGCAGGAAAATATGGACGACAACGATTCAACAGCTTTTTGAGAATAAACAGGATTGGAATGTTTTTGTAAAACCGAAAGATATAACAAAAAAATTCGCTGGAACAGTCGTTAAAGAATATAAAGATTTTATCGGATTGATTGAACAACACGAGGATACGAATATTTGGTGTTCGGAAATCGTTGATTTTGTGACGGAGTGGCGTTGTTTTATACGATATGGAGAAATACTTGATGTCAGGCAGTATAAAGGTGCCTGGGATTCAACATTAGATCTACGTGTTATAAAAGGTGCTGTGAAGGATTTTGCTGATGCGCCAGCTGCATATGGTTTGGATTTTGGAATTGATCGAGAAGGGAATATGAAGCTGGTAGAGATTAATGATGGCCATTCCTTAGGGACATATGGAATCGCTCCTATAAACTATGCAAAGTTTCTTTCAGCTAGATGGTCAGAATTAACAGGGACGAAAGACTATTTAAGAAGCTTATAGTTTATAATGCGAAAGCGAAATATTCCTGAGAATGTTCGAAGAAGCTGGATCAAGCGGACAATAGTGTTAATGGCTTTGAATATATACAGCATCCTCCATAACGCCGGAGAAGTTACCTCGCTTCGCATCCGCCTCTTTGTTGTGGAATTTCTATAAAGTAGAAGACAAAAAAAGCTCCGCCTTATCAAACAGGCGGAGCTTTATTATGTGTTCAAAAGCTCCTAAAGTTTACGTTAACTTTCCCCAGAATCATCATTTTTCTTTTTCTTATTCGAAACCCATTTCCATATCCCAATCACAATCAAGATGATGAGTGCGATATGAATGGCTCCAATGTGAGCTAAGCTGCTCATTAGCGCCGCAAGAAAAGTCAAAGTCGTCCGCTCCTTTTTAGCAAAGTGTATGTCAACTTTGGGAAACAAAAGGTGACGCTTGCAGATTATACAAGCTCGCATACTTTTGTTGTAAACGGATCAATTCGGAGTGGGTGCCAAATTCAACGATTCTCCCTTGATCCAGCACCATGATTCGATCAGCATACTGAGCGGATGAGTAACGGTGAGAAATAAAAATTCCCATTCGCTCCTTGGTCAACAGGTTAAATGCATCAAATACTTCTTTTTCTGCCACAGGGTCCAGTGCTGCACTTGGTTCGTCGAGAATATAGAGGTCTGCATTTCGGAAGAAAGCTCTAGCAATGGCAATACGTTGCCACTGTCCACCCGATAACTGAAGGCCTTCAGTGAACCATTTTCCCAACTGAGTATCCAAGCCTTGTTCAAGACCTTCTGCCAAGCTTCGCATGCCTGATTTTTCAAGTGCGTGATAGAGCTTGTCATCGTGGCGAAGAAGAGATAGATCACCGAACCCGACATTATTACGAATAGGCATCTCATACTGCATAAAATCTTGAAAGACGACTCCGATTTTTGCTCGAATCTGCTCCAAATCAAAAGCGTTCAAGTCGGTTCCATTAATGAGTATTTGTCCGTCATATTCCTTATATAACAAAGTAAGTAGCTTGACTAATGTCGTTTTGCCAGACCCATTCTCCCCTACAATCGCCAGCGACTCTCCTTTGTTTATCTTGAAAGAGAGATTTTGAAGCACGGATCGTTCTGTTTCCGGATAGGTAAATGAAACATTGACGAACTCAATACTTTCAAGAACAAAAGGGTCGTTCTGTTGAGGAGTGGTGATAGTCACTTTCTGTAGCTTGACAGGATCAGACGAATCTCTTTCCAAAAAGAGAAATAACTGTTCCACAAACATGTTGTGTTGAGAGAGCCCAATCAGGGAATGCATCAACGACTGCGACGTTGTTTGGGTTAATGTAATCCCCTGAATATAACTAACCAAATTACCTAGCAGAATCTCTTTTAGAAAAGCCGCTTTTATAGCGATAAAGCTCATAAAACCAATCATCGCAATCGTTAAGCTTTCGAAAACAAGTGAGGTCTTCAAACGAGTTGTGGCGATCTTTTTGTCTTCATAAAAAAACTGCGTGATCATATCTCGAAATTGTGTGATGAGATAGGAGCCCAGTTTATAAATTTGGACTTCCTTAAATGCTCGATCGTGGGTTAATAAATGACTGATGTACCAGCCTCTTCTCTCCCTTTCAGCTCTGCTCCAACGAATATAGAACTCCTGTTGGCTTAATCGTAAATAGGAATAGAAGGAGATAAGCGGAAACAACACCAGAATGAAAACAACCCACCACTTCCAAAAGATCAGAAACAGCGAAGTAGATACCAGGGAAATAACACCGGATACAATACTAAGAACCAGCTCAAAAATCTGATAGGGACGGTAGCTGGTTTCTTGTTGTGCACGTTTTAGCTGATCTTGCACTTCTGCATTTTCAAAATCGGCTAACCCCATCGAATTTGCTTTTTCCAACACCATTTCGCGGAGGCGATTTGATAGCAAGGATTGAAACAATCCTTCGACATAATTCTGAATAAGGGTAACGAGTTGTTTCACTAAAATGAAGGAAATGAAGAAAAGGAAGCTGATTAAGACAGTATCCCCATCTTGGCTTACTCCACCGGAAACAGCGTTAACAAGTTCCTGGGTAACATACAGCATACCAACAGGAAACAGCCCTTGGAGTATATTCAGAATGACAATGGTTATAAAATATCCTTTTTGTACAGTCCAGAAAAGGCGAAAAATTTTCGGCCAGTTTCGAAAAGACTGGATGACAGTTTTTAGGGTAAACAAATCCTCTGTTGGTCCGTACATGTAGTCTCCCCTGCCTCAGCTATTTAAGCAAAAAAATGCAGTCCCATTCGGGTTCATCCATACTCAGGCAGCTTAGTAAGACAAGTGCTACTCCTGCTGCACCTACCAACAATCCTGGCAGGTCCCGAAATTGTCCATGCTCAATGTCTTGAAATCCGTAAGTATGATTATCGTTGAAATCGCTCAGAATCTGGTTTACCAGTTTCTCGCGGTATGCTTCAAAAGCATCAGGGCCGGTGTCCATCATCATTCGTTGTAGCATCCAAAGTGTCCCAGCATAGCCGTGACAAAACGTCGGGGATTCGAAACTGAGCGATTCCACTGACCGTTGGACAAGTGAGTGATAAGTTTGTTGAGCCAAAGACTGGATTTCAGAGTCGCCCAATGCTTTACCAGCCAGCCACAATACTCGTGCTATGCTTGGTTCCCCGTAGCACCATGATGCATTATGGGCAAAATGGTTCTGCATCTGTCCACATATTTCTTCTTCATAACTGATTCTCTCCGGCCAAATAGGCCCATGCTCGTCTTGTGCCTTCCACTTGCGATAATAGGAACTAAACTTGCGAAGGGCATCTCGTTGTCCCTCCAACTCTATTCCTTCTATTAAAGCAAGAGAGAGCAAGGCAAACGGACCGGCAATCCCGTGGGAAATCCCGAGATTAAAGTTGCCATTTGGGTATCGTTTTTTTTCAACTTCCAAAAACTGATTCTCACTTCTGATATGCCAGCCTGGAACACTTTCGTCATTGAATTGGGTATTTTTAGATAATTGTATAATATATGACAATGCTTTGTTAAGGTTTTCTTTACATGCAGGATGCTCTTTAAAGAAAAGAAGATATCGACTGATACCAGCTAATCCTTCTATTACATCGTAATCAGACATGAATAAATTGTTCCCGATTCGCCCTCGAGCTTGGTCAATGAACTCATCAATCGCGGGCTGTATGAGAATATGCAGTTTTTCGATAAAATTTTGATATCTACCTCGATCACGGGCAAGAATGGAGGCGACTACAGGTGCTGCGGATAAACCACTCCACAGGGAAAACGAATCAAACATATCTGCGTTAATCACGGCTTGTACATGTACCAAATAGTTATGGGCGACGACATCCCATTGCTCATCGGGGTACAGCCGATCCAATTCCGCATAAAAGAGGACGATGCCCAATGCACCAGAGGCAAGCGAGTCTGTACCGGGAACAGGTTCGCCCAGGACCTCGTGAGGAAATTGAAGCTTACGGGCTACCTGCTTTACGACGTACTCCATATTGTTAATCAGCGTAACGTTATGAATTGGTTGCCAGCTCTTTGTATTAGAAAGCATGCGCAGTCTCCTTTGTGTGACTTTCCTCTTGCAACAGGAAATATCGCAAGTTGTGCAGGGTA
The window above is part of the Brevibacillus antibioticus genome. Proteins encoded here:
- a CDS encoding ABC transporter ATP-binding protein, with translation MYGPTEDLFTLKTVIQSFRNWPKIFRLFWTVQKGYFITIVILNILQGLFPVGMLYVTQELVNAVSGGVSQDGDTVLISFLFFISFILVKQLVTLIQNYVEGLFQSLLSNRLREMVLEKANSMGLADFENAEVQDQLKRAQQETSYRPYQIFELVLSIVSGVISLVSTSLFLIFWKWWVVFILVLFPLISFYSYLRLSQQEFYIRWSRAERERRGWYISHLLTHDRAFKEVQIYKLGSYLITQFRDMITQFFYEDKKIATTRLKTSLVFESLTIAMIGFMSFIAIKAAFLKEILLGNLVSYIQGITLTQTTSQSLMHSLIGLSQHNMFVEQLFLFLERDSSDPVKLQKVTITTPQQNDPFVLESIEFVNVSFTYPETERSVLQNLSFKINKGESLAIVGENGSGKTTLVKLLTLLYKEYDGQILINGTDLNAFDLEQIRAKIGVVFQDFMQYEMPIRNNVGFGDLSLLRHDDKLYHALEKSGMRSLAEGLEQGLDTQLGKWFTEGLQLSGGQWQRIAIARAFFRNADLYILDEPSAALDPVAEKEVFDAFNLLTKERMGIFISHRYSSAQYADRIMVLDQGRIVEFGTHSELIRLQQKYASLYNLQASPFVSQS
- a CDS encoding ATP-grasp domain-containing protein, which encodes MRAYIQTNKSGEFYNVNAFIASEGFTSLGWEIIKFQDINEVQENIPEDIVVGGIGNVRRRLEILGIERSQEEIDYPDSLSSYFGRKIWTTTIQQLFENKQDWNVFVKPKDITKKFAGTVVKEYKDFIGLIEQHEDTNIWCSEIVDFVTEWRCFIRYGEILDVRQYKGAWDSTLDLRVIKGAVKDFADAPAAYGLDFGIDREGNMKLVEINDGHSLGTYGIAPINYAKFLSARWSELTGTKDYLRSL
- a CDS encoding lanthionine synthetase C family protein, which translates into the protein MLSNTKSWQPIHNVTLINNMEYVVKQVARKLQFPHEVLGEPVPGTDSLASGALGIVLFYAELDRLYPDEQWDVVAHNYLVHVQAVINADMFDSFSLWSGLSAAPVVASILARDRGRYQNFIEKLHILIQPAIDEFIDQARGRIGNNLFMSDYDVIEGLAGISRYLLFFKEHPACKENLNKALSYIIQLSKNTQFNDESVPGWHIRSENQFLEVEKKRYPNGNFNLGISHGIAGPFALLSLALIEGIELEGQRDALRKFSSYYRKWKAQDEHGPIWPERISYEEEICGQMQNHFAHNASWCYGEPSIARVLWLAGKALGDSEIQSLAQQTYHSLVQRSVESLSFESPTFCHGYAGTLWMLQRMMMDTGPDAFEAYREKLVNQILSDFNDNHTYGFQDIEHGQFRDLPGLLVGAAGVALVLLSCLSMDEPEWDCIFLLK